The following proteins are encoded in a genomic region of Triticum dicoccoides isolate Atlit2015 ecotype Zavitan chromosome 1B, WEW_v2.0, whole genome shotgun sequence:
- the LOC119338881 gene encoding glycine-rich cell wall structural protein-like, translated as MTNMASKVSASYGLFLALNLLLFTVTSACPSCGDSGNNGGHGSSGGGRGGGGGSGSGGGGHGGGGGGGHGGGGGGGYGGGSGGGGGSSGGGIIGGGPGGGIIGGGPGGGIIGGSPGGGIIGGGSGGGGSGSGGGGGYGGGGGGGTSGWYGKCPTDALKLHVCANVLDLIKAKVGVPPLNDRCCPLLNGLVDLDAAICLCTAIKADVLGIHINLPIHLSLILNFCGKGVPTGFMCPT; from the coding sequence ATGACCAATATGGCGTCCAAGGTGTCGGCTTCATATGGCCTCTTCCTTGCCCTTAACCTCCTCTTGTTTACAGTGACCAGTGCCTGCCCAAGCTGCGGCGACTCGGGCAACAATGGTGGCCACGGGAGCAGCGGCGGCGGgagaggtggtggcggtggaagTGGTAGCGGCGGGGGAGGGCATGGAGGCGGGGGCGGTGGAggccatggaggcggcggcggcggcggatatgGAGGCGGAAGCGGAGGGGGTGGAGGAAGTAGCGGTGGTGGGATAATTGGCGGCGGTCCTGGTGGTGGGATCATTGGCGGCGGTCCAGGTGGTGGCATCATCGGAGGGAGCCCAGGTGGCGGGATCATCGGCGGCGGGAGCGGTGGTGGTGgaagtggcagcggcggcggcggcgggtatggaggaggaggcggcggcgggacgAGCGGGTGGTACGGCAAGTGCCCGACGGACGCGCTGAAGCTGCACGTGTGCGCCAATGTGCTGGATCTGATCAAGGCGAAGGTGGGCGTGCCTCCGTTGAATGACCGGTGCTGCCCGCTGCTCAACGGGCTCGTCGACCTGGACGCCGCCATCTGCCTCTGCACCGCCATCAAGGCCGACGTGCTAGGCATCCACATCAACCTCCCCATCCACCTCAGCCTCATCCTCAACTTCTGTGGCAAGGGCGTCCCGACCGGCTTCATGTGCCCTACCTAA